The nucleotide sequence AATTTGTTAGTGTCAAATTTGGTTGCTAACCCAAATTAAAATCCCAACTATCCTAAGTGGATTGAggttcatcaaatcttatatctaAGTAGTATGATAAAGTCTCTGTCAAAATACTATGTGAAAATAAGGTACTAAATTTAACATCCGAATTTAGTCTCAGTAGTTCAAACTTTTAATAGACTAATTATTTTGTTAGATCGAGACTCAGACTCATATGTATTCTATCATCCGATTTTGATtagtatattatattatgattgaAAAAttcaaaataactcaagaaatcaATAAGTTTGATTTATTTCCTTTATAATTATATGGTAGCCTTGCTGATGAAAAGTAAGATCAAGGCAAATCTTCTTAGTAGACCCAAAAGAGTAAATAGATGAAGGAAAAAAATCATCTAATTAATGTATTATTACATAAATGATAGATCTTAAGTATTAGTTTATGTGTGAATAATATCATGTATGCTATTTAATGTAATAAaactttaaaaaaatcataatataatataatataatataaagatTAAAATGATTCAACTAAAAGAAgatttaatatattaaaaaataatgccAAGTAATCAAAATTCCAGCAGTACAATTGTGGAAATAGCTAATAATAAtcactaataaataaataacctCAGAATCATCGTCTCTTTGCCATGAGACAATTCCTTTTGCCATGATTGGGTTGGATTCTGGTTGTCTCTAAGTCAAGGGCAGATGAGAGAGGGACTTCCTTCATCTTCCTGCTTTCCAGGGAGACTTGTCTCTTAAGATAACTTATTACTCATACCTTCCTCGGATTTGCATGCAACGAGGAACCAAAGACTCGTTCATACCTCTGCAACGAAACTTGTCTCCATAGCGTTCTTAGAATGTGTCTCCTCACTCATTTGTTTGGTAAGAAAAGATATCTAAATAGCATTAATGGGAAAAAGGCAAAAAGGTGGACCCCTTCCACGGCCTGACCACGTCTTGCCTAATGTTGACCATCCAATTGACCACATCCGCTCTCGTGTCAATTTGCTATTGCCACTCGACGTGGGACATGACACCTGATGCGTGCAATTCCGTGGCTTTTACCCGATCCAACTCCGCTTCCGCCTCCTTCGGACGCAGCTTCCTCGTGAGCTCGTAATGGCGGCAGCTGCAtggtttctctttcttctctccttcGTCCTTCTTTATCTGCTCTCAATTACTTCTGCTATTATATTTCGATTCGCTCCTTTACTTCATTGACTTGTTGTGCCTCTACCTTACCTCGATTAAGCTCTTAAACACATCCAGTTCTGCTCCCAACATGGATTCATCTGATCTCCCCATGGACGGGAAGTCGTCGAGGCCGCGGCTGGCTCCTCTCAAAGTTCGAAGGGACTCCTACGCGATAAAGAAACGTCCGGTTGTGCCGCCTGCGCCACCCCAGTACCGGCGGCCCATCATAATTTACGCCGTCTCGCCGAAGGTCGTCCACGCCACTCCTAGCGACTTCATGTCGGTGGTGCAACGCCTCACcggtgccgccgccgcctccgcctcctcttcgtcttcttctgaTGCTTCAGTTTTGTCTGCATCTGCTCGTTTAGCCACACACGCATCGAGCAGTGAAATGTTGATGAAGGGCGAGCAAGATCTATCGGATGATCTACTAGGAGTCGATGGTGGCATGGTGTTTTCCCGATCATCCTTCGATGGACTCAGCCAAGATATTTCCGGCAACAAGGGCGTCATGGGGATCAGCAGCTTCTCGCCAAGTCCTAAtcattctgctgctgctgcttactGGGAGTTTTGGCTGCTGCAACAACGTGATGGAGGTCGTATCTGATGAAAGGACGACTCCACGCGATCTCACATCACAGTTAGCTAAAGATTCTCATTCATTTGATGTAGATCTACTGGATTCGTTGTCCTGTATTTTTAGATCTGTCGTTTATTCAGCTTGAAAAAATGATTTAGTTTCTATTGAACTGTGTATGCTTCTTTCACGTTAGTTTTGTCTAATCATaatgaacatgaaatcaatcagataaataccaaaaaaaaaagaaggaaaataatcggggcattccgagaattgaactcgggacctctcgcaccctaagcgagaatcataccactagaccaaatgcccGTTTGCGTTTTGATTtcatcataaatttaaataaataatttacatAACACCAAAATTGGAAATACATAGAGAAACAAGGCAGGTGGGAACCTTGGAACAATATGCAAAGATTAACTCCTCAAGaaaggaaaatattttctttttttgtaaattaTAATCAATTGAATCGAGATATGATCTTAATATTCACCACCCAAGTTAGTATGCATTTTTTTTGTTGGATGATATTTTGCCTACTGAATCAAGAATAAATGAGCCAAGTAGAAATAGAGTTTTGATTGAGCAAGTTTGTGAGATGAGCTTTTAGAATATTTGATTTTAGTCTAGTGAGTTAGTTATACCACCATTAATGAGTTACTATTTTAAGTAATAaaatttatgaaagaatgcaatgaACTCTCCAATTGACAAGTGAGTTAGATGACTAGCATTttaaatgtaaaaatattattgaataaATTCTTGAACCATCAACCTAAGGTATAACAAGTACACCATTATTAGCATAGCAtagtattttaaatataaaatttatcaaataAGATTTTGAGTCCTCAACTTAAATATATGTAAGACATGTTCACCGTTGCCATCAAACATAATGTAAAACTACAAGAGTTGTTGAAGAAAGGTTTCCAATCCTAAAATTAGTAGTGTACATCAAATAAATAATTTAGATGTATAAAATAAGATTTTAAACTCACAACATAATGTAGGTGAATTGGGTTTATGACTACGGTATTTATAAAACTTTGTCAATATATAACTCATATAAGTTTTGTATAAAAATCTATTACATTCTCAAACATGTACAGTTAGAAGTCTATTATATACTCAAATTGATACATGATCATATATcagttttataataaaaatataaatatcaaaataacatAGGAATTGAATATTGAAaagctaaaaaaaaaataatgagacatgctcacatataagagatcatatcaacTTGAAGTAATGATATATTCAAATTACTTCGATAATAAAAAGTTCACTTCAAGATTCATATTCATATTAATTGGAGGGacaattttatgaaaatatataaaGCAATCATTAATTACATCATTAACAATAGAAGctaaatttatgatatattttgaGACCATAAGTCAAATgtttttactgtaaaattttcttttaggaCTTGATATTATTGACTTAATTGCTAGAGTgttaaagatattttgtgataacataaTAATAATTTCTTTATCTAAAAATGATAAATACTCTAGTGGTTGTAAGCATATTAAGTTAAAATACTTTGTGGTTAAAAAACGAGTTCAGAAataacaagtgtcaattgagaacttacTAAAATCTACTTTGATAATTGCTAATCCATTTACTAAAATATTGTAATCTAAAGTATTTAAAAACTATGTTTGGACTTATAgtaagtcataaaagatatgatatatatatatatatatacatatatataatatttttatttaattaaaattatttatgtctacaatcatatttatatttatgcatatCATAGTTGAATATGATTATAGAAATTATTATGGACTATTTTAGGAAAAATTAATATTGCTATGGTATATAAAAAAGAGTATGACATTAATGATATGAAACTAGTATGACTCGTATAagttagttggacttaatatagtattattatacttATTGAATTTATTGGTTTGTCTTAAAAATTCATGACCATGTATaaaaatactttttaaaatttttaaaatctaattaggtaaaaaaatttcaaataattttttattttatttattttaatcttaaatatcttttatatcttaccaattaGTAAGCCAAGTAggaaaatattagattatgtagtcatatttaattaaataaaatatattataattctaaTTACATTCTGGTTAGGAGTATCGTTCGAAAGAAAGTTCAATTATGGTAGGATTTACTAAGAGATGATTTTAATAAGAGAGACTTTTCTATTTACAATCTTAGATCTCCGCTTTTGTCTATAAAAAAATAGAATCTCCTAAGGATGAACCAccaaaaattaatattatagGTATATTCTTAATCTCGTTCGATCCCTATTTCATCACTTATAGTGGTCATACGaaggatagaaagagaggagaatacGAGTTTAATTCTCCTAGTAGATCGATATCGCTACAGCTTTCAAATCCGAGGACGATGCGTTTACGAATTAGATAAAGGTTTTCTGAATGACATTAAAAGATATGTAATTCTGAtattgatctattattattttattttaattttaatattaaaatatttttatctaaataataatataattataatttttatgcttacacgATGAGCCCTTTTGCCCTCCTAAATGTCCCTAACTACGAAGTGATTCAACCTCTAATGAATAATGTTGGCCGCACTAATCAGGTGATGAAGTGGGATGCCCCTACCATCACCTTGGAGGAAAGACTCAAAGATGCCTTGTTCTTGGACACTCTGgatgaagaaggaagaagaaattcCGGGAAATCTTTATCAGATTTTgtattaaatttttctaaggcatccttatcatttaaaataaaatatttacaatcaaaaactttaaaatatgatatattaggtcttttattttttcatgatTCATAAGGAATTTTAAATAAATGAGGCTCTCTAAGAACTCTATTTATGACACAGCATACCATGTTAATGACTTCGACCCAAAAGTATTTGAGTAAGATATGTTCTTTAAGTATGCTTTTTACCATATCTTATAAGTTCATATTCGTTCTCTCAATAACTTCATTTTATTGTGAATTTCTTGaagtacaaaaattatgatcatacctatttaaattataaaattcataaaattatgatttttaaattcaccactatgataactacgaatagaagaaatcataaaatctttttcattttgaaataatttataaattttgataaattatttaaaatagtcatttttatgtgtcaagaagtatatctaagtatatctattataatcattaataatcacatatgtatatttgctatctcctagactTATACTATCAATAGGTCTTTATATGAATGTGTTGTAATAgtttagaggtacttatttgatttttgAGTTTAAAGATACTCTTTATATATTTTTCCAATTAACACACATCACAAATTTTATCTTTAATAAATTTAATGTTAGGTATTCTTTTTACAAGTTATTTCGTTtcaatttatgaaattaattttatactAACATAtcccaaagccatgcatcattattcaaattttaaaaataagttgtataatgaaaatcatcaaggtcgacaatataaatattatcacttcttaaagctataataaatttattttgatttaGTATTTCTATGGTGTAAGCAtaatattcaaatttaatattatattttttatcataaagtTGGCTAATACTTTTTAAGTTATATTTCAAACCATCTACTAAaaacatattttcaatcaaaagatttgattttttaCTAGTATTTTCAATGtcaatgatttttcttttattgttgtcttaaaaataacatatcctccttctcggctagtgagctttgagAAGTTTGTAGGATcttcgatcatatgccttgagtatccactatcaagataccatcttttgctcccaGCTCTTATTTGGAGACATACATACAAGAAAAAGATGTTTGTTTTAGATACTCATATAACTTTAGATCATTCGTGATTAGATTTACCTTTCTTGTCTTTTAGTTTTAAATCATTTATGAtttctttaggaactcaaactaatttacGATAACTATATTTCTTAAAAGAGCATGTGTAAGCATAGTGATCAAACtttccataaaaattatatttaactttaggaGAAATATATAGTGTGGATCCTTTTACAGATTTAGTTGGCTTTTGATGTATGTTACAACTTATAAAGCTAATACTTTCTTTTCTAAATACACAATCTTATTTAGTAAGAATAATATCAAGtgacttatttttaatatttatcgtAGAAACATGTTTCCTCTTCGAGAGattctattatattattattatcaattgatttccttAAGCAATGttctattttctcattcatgGCAATTAGGTCCTTTTTTGTATTTTGTAAAgcatatgatttttgaaataattcCTTTTTAAGTTTAAGATTAGATGATTTTAAATCTTGAGCAAGATGTTGATATATATTCATTATGCATAGTTCTTAATGTATTGAATTCACTAGTAAGTAATGCATGATCTATTAGGACTGAATTAGTGTTTCGATAAAAACCTTCAAAAATATTGAATGTGTGCTTAACTTAGAATAAGTGCAATAAGCAATTAAAGCAATATCAATAACAGTGAAAAGcaaaacaaaaatacaaatcgagttttatagtggttcgatcttcgtgacctacgtctactcccgattcctcctccgttgaggccaccgacatccactaatggtcttcctttaatgggcgaagactaactaccctcttacaactcttgtctccttttcacaggtttaggagataacttttataATCCACTCACctatctcttaaacttcacccaacactagcttaagaggagttctcacaatcttacaacaactttttccttcttttttttttttactctcagTTCTTATGTTTTTAACTAAGCAGGgatgagtgggatatttataggcctcaaatgactttaaaaactagagccaaaatttaaatccccgagattttgaggtattgggcgataccaccgtcaatactgggtggtaccatcagttgTCAGTTCCGACAccaggcagtaccactacccagtctagcggtactactacttgacacaatcacactaggcgataccactgcctgacatagtctgggagactatgtctagatggtaccaccgccagaccctaCTACATGTCACTAAATGAGCCAAACAACAAGCTTAATTCAGCcttaatttaggcccaattggcccataattgagttggcgttGTTTCActccaataccgactcaattagacctaaactaacttaataTAGACATATAATTACAAGTATGAATtatatattgtccgacatgttattggttcatataACGCTTTGTCCAatccttcaacgcatcgtcctctcttttggcgtattgcccaatcgccatttttgactctgcaactttcgatctccttaccgcaatgtccgatccttcggcccgatgctcaaacttatggcacgaagtccttctgccggtacatcgatcgatcctttagCTTGAcgcccaatcttctaacatgtttcactccggcccaacatctgattcctcttgttttaattaatttatcttttctgatcgaagttagtcctatatcactcaaaacgtagattagatcgttaactcattaattaattttattatcaaaatttaagattcaac is from Musa acuminata AAA Group cultivar baxijiao chromosome BXJ1-6, Cavendish_Baxijiao_AAA, whole genome shotgun sequence and encodes:
- the LOC135677473 gene encoding uncharacterized protein LOC135677473, yielding MDSSDLPMDGKSSRPRLAPLKVRRDSYAIKKRPVVPPAPPQYRRPIIIYAVSPKVVHATPSDFMSVVQRLTGAAAASASSSSSSDASVLSASARLATHASSSEMLMKGEQDLSDDLLGVDGGMVFSRSSFDGLSQDISGNKGVMGISSFSPSPNHSAAAAYWEFWLLQQRDGGRI